AATGGACTGACTTTTTACTTTCGATAAAAGTTCCGATGGTTTGGACTGCATCATTTCCAGCCACAGAGAATGATGCAATCGCGAAAGAAAACCATCCGAGATAATACCGAGGAATGCCTAAAAAATAACCAAGAGTGATTCCAACTACCAAAAAGAGGGTAAAACCGAAAAATCGAATTTGGTCCTGTTTGGTTGGGTGTTGGTAATCAATTTCTTGGTTTTGGCTCATGCATTCATATAGTGTTTTGCATATCTCTCCGTAATTTCCTTGCGGTCGAAAAGAATGAACACGTCCGTAGTACCAAAAACAGAATCCAGTGCAGGAATTCCACAGATTTTAGCACCCACTCGGAGGTATCCTTTCAAAAGTGGAGGGATATTTTTGGAGATTGCTTTCGGATCTTCCACATGGAAATTCTCATCAAACCCAGGTAGGATATAATCAGGATTTGGATACACACGGAATTCTTCTGGGGCAATCGCATCTTTTGCTTTTAAGAAACCGTAAGATTGTGAAGCAACAGAAACATCAGTAGAGTGAATGGAACCACATCCCATGAGATAACGAACGTTATGTTTGTTCATGAATTCTGCAAGGCCTTGCCATAATAAAGAAATTACGGAACCATCTCTGTAATCAGGG
The sequence above is a segment of the Leptospira sp. WS39.C2 genome. Coding sequences within it:
- a CDS encoding GNAT family N-acetyltransferase, with the translated sequence MKPNTINKTERILEVRLAENQLEIERALALRYEVFNLEMGEGLPQSSATRKDRDEYDLYCHHLIVIDKSTDDKKIVGTYRILTRQNAKNGIGFYSENEFDITSIYNLPDEIAEVGRSCVHPDYRDGSVISLLWQGLAEFMNKHNVRYLMGCGSIHSTDVSVASQSYGFLKAKDAIAPEEFRVYPNPDYILPGFDENFHVEDPKAISKNIPPLLKGYLRVGAKICGIPALDSVFGTTDVFILFDRKEITERYAKHYMNA